A genome region from Meriones unguiculatus strain TT.TT164.6M chromosome 2, Bangor_MerUng_6.1, whole genome shotgun sequence includes the following:
- the Rnf14 gene encoding E3 ubiquitin-protein ligase RNF14 isoform X1: protein MSSEDLEAQEDELLALASIYDADEFRKAESVQGGETRIYLDLPQNFKIFVSGNSNECLQNSGFEYTICFLPPLVLNFELPPDYPSSSPPSFTLSGKWLSPTQLSALCKHLDNLWEEHRGSVVLFAWMQFLKEETLTYLNIVSPFELKMGSQKKVQRRTAPQASSSAELGSGGATGCDVDQEETVDERAVQDIESLSSLIQEILDFNQAQQIKCFNSKLFLCSICFCEKLGSECMYFLECRHVYCKACLKDYFEIQIKDGQVKCLNCPEPKCSSVATPGQVKELVEADLFARYDRLLLQSTLDLMADVVYCPRPCCQLPVMQEPGGTMAICSSCNFAFCTLCRLTYHGVSPCKVTAEKLIDLRNEYLQADEATKRFLEQRYGKRVIQKALEEMESKDWLEKNSKSCPCCGTPIQKLDGCNKMTCTGCMQYFCWICMGSLSRANPYKHFTDPDSPCFNRLFHAVDVNGDVWEDEIED, encoded by the exons ATGTCGTCAGAAGACCTGGAAGCCCAGGAGGATGAACTGCTGGCCCTGGCGAGTATCTATGATGCAGACGAGTTTAGAAAAGCAGAGTCCGTTCAGGGTGGAGAGACCAGGATCTATTTGGATCTGCCACAGAATTTCAAGATCTTTGTGAGCG GCAATTCAAATGAGTGTCTCCAGAATAGTGGCTTTGAATACACCATTTGCTTTCTGCCACCACTTGTGCTGAACTTTGAACTGCCACCAGATTATCCATCCTCCTCCCCACCTTCATTCACACTTAGTGGCAAATGGCTGTCACCAACTCAG ctctctgctctctgcaagCACCTAGACAACCTGTGGGAAGAGCACCGAGGCAGTGTGGTGCTGTTTGCCTGGATGCAGTTTCTTAAGGAGGAGACCCTCACCTACCTGAATATTGTCTCTCCTTTTGAGCTCAAGATGGGGTCTCAGAAAAAAGTTCAGAGAAGGACGGCGCCGCAGGCCTCTTCTAGCGCAGAGCTAGGTTCTGGAGGAGCTACTGGGTGCGATGTAGACCAAGAAGAAACTGTGGATGAGAGAGCTGTGCAGGATATAGAATCATTGTCAAGTCTGATCCAGGAAATCTTGGACTTCAATCAAGCTCAGCAGATCAAGTGCTTCAACAGtaaattgttcctgtgcagtatCTGTTTCTGTGAGAAGCTGGGTAGTGAGTGCATGTACTTCTTGGAGTGTAGACATGTGTACTGCAAAGCCTGTCTGAAGGACTACTTTGAAATCCAGATCAAAGATGGTCAAGTTAAATGCCTCAATTGTCCAGAACCTAAGTGCTCGTCAGTGGCTACTCCTGGTCAG GTCAAAGAGCTGGTAGAAGCAGACCTGTTTGCTCGTTATGACCGCCTCCTCCTCCAGTCTACCTTGGATCTAATGGCAGATGTGGTGTACTGCCCCCGTCCATGCTGCCAGCTCCCTGTGATGCAAGAGCCTGGCGGAACCATGGCTATCTGCTCCAGCTGCAATTTTGCCTTCTGTACCTTGTGCAGGCTGACCTATCATGGGGTTTCTCCATGTAAGGTAACTGCAG aGAAATTAATAGACTTACGAAATGAATACCTACAAGCAGATGAAGCTACTAAAAGGTTCTTGGAACAGAGGTATGGTAAGAGGGTGATTCAGAAGGCTCTGGAGGAGATGGAAAGTAAAGACTGGCTGGAAAAGAACTCCAAGAGCTGCCCTTGCTGTGGAACGCCCATCCAG AAATTAGATGGCTGTAACAAGATGACCTGTACTGGCTGTATGCAGTATTTCTGCTGGATTTGCATGGGTTCTCTCTCTAGAGCAAACCCTTACAAACACTTCACTGATCCTGATTCTCCATGCTTTAACAG ATTGTTCCATGCTGTGGATGTTAATGGAGACGTTTGGGAAGATGAGATTGAGGACTAG
- the Rnf14 gene encoding E3 ubiquitin-protein ligase RNF14 isoform X2, translated as MQFLKEETLTYLNIVSPFELKMGSQKKVQRRTAPQASSSAELGSGGATGCDVDQEETVDERAVQDIESLSSLIQEILDFNQAQQIKCFNSKLFLCSICFCEKLGSECMYFLECRHVYCKACLKDYFEIQIKDGQVKCLNCPEPKCSSVATPGQVKELVEADLFARYDRLLLQSTLDLMADVVYCPRPCCQLPVMQEPGGTMAICSSCNFAFCTLCRLTYHGVSPCKVTAEKLIDLRNEYLQADEATKRFLEQRYGKRVIQKALEEMESKDWLEKNSKSCPCCGTPIQKLDGCNKMTCTGCMQYFCWICMGSLSRANPYKHFTDPDSPCFNRLFHAVDVNGDVWEDEIED; from the exons ATGCAGTTTCTTAAGGAGGAGACCCTCACCTACCTGAATATTGTCTCTCCTTTTGAGCTCAAGATGGGGTCTCAGAAAAAAGTTCAGAGAAGGACGGCGCCGCAGGCCTCTTCTAGCGCAGAGCTAGGTTCTGGAGGAGCTACTGGGTGCGATGTAGACCAAGAAGAAACTGTGGATGAGAGAGCTGTGCAGGATATAGAATCATTGTCAAGTCTGATCCAGGAAATCTTGGACTTCAATCAAGCTCAGCAGATCAAGTGCTTCAACAGtaaattgttcctgtgcagtatCTGTTTCTGTGAGAAGCTGGGTAGTGAGTGCATGTACTTCTTGGAGTGTAGACATGTGTACTGCAAAGCCTGTCTGAAGGACTACTTTGAAATCCAGATCAAAGATGGTCAAGTTAAATGCCTCAATTGTCCAGAACCTAAGTGCTCGTCAGTGGCTACTCCTGGTCAG GTCAAAGAGCTGGTAGAAGCAGACCTGTTTGCTCGTTATGACCGCCTCCTCCTCCAGTCTACCTTGGATCTAATGGCAGATGTGGTGTACTGCCCCCGTCCATGCTGCCAGCTCCCTGTGATGCAAGAGCCTGGCGGAACCATGGCTATCTGCTCCAGCTGCAATTTTGCCTTCTGTACCTTGTGCAGGCTGACCTATCATGGGGTTTCTCCATGTAAGGTAACTGCAG aGAAATTAATAGACTTACGAAATGAATACCTACAAGCAGATGAAGCTACTAAAAGGTTCTTGGAACAGAGGTATGGTAAGAGGGTGATTCAGAAGGCTCTGGAGGAGATGGAAAGTAAAGACTGGCTGGAAAAGAACTCCAAGAGCTGCCCTTGCTGTGGAACGCCCATCCAG AAATTAGATGGCTGTAACAAGATGACCTGTACTGGCTGTATGCAGTATTTCTGCTGGATTTGCATGGGTTCTCTCTCTAGAGCAAACCCTTACAAACACTTCACTGATCCTGATTCTCCATGCTTTAACAG ATTGTTCCATGCTGTGGATGTTAATGGAGACGTTTGGGAAGATGAGATTGAGGACTAG